A window of the Nitrosopumilus ureiphilus genome harbors these coding sequences:
- a CDS encoding succinate--CoA ligase subunit beta, whose product MQLLEFQAKELFREYGINLLKSISSTNIEEGRKHAKELGYPFVIKIQVPVGGRGKAGGIQKCQNDDEFELKYPQVMDLTIKGEKARAILLEKMADIKKELYLSLFLNRSKRCYTIIASAEGGVEIESVKNQIIKEVGLGEVSDELARQVAKEMRLEGNTAEQFVDTLKKLSKLTIEKEAELVEINPLAIMQDDSIMALDGKFVTDDNSNFRHPELQKYQEKTEIEEQAEKSGFSLVELDGDIAVVGNGAGLVMSTLDMLSDNGGKPACFLDVGGGATTESVYEALTLISKLNRVKGILVNLYGGIVKTTVVAEAFLKAYEDNLIDLPVFTRLKGTESDKAKEMLQGSRTNIFDSVEEAINAAVMGVKK is encoded by the coding sequence ATGCAATTACTAGAATTTCAAGCAAAGGAGCTATTTCGAGAATATGGAATTAATCTACTAAAGAGCATATCATCTACAAATATCGAGGAAGGCCGAAAGCATGCAAAAGAATTAGGATATCCATTTGTAATTAAAATTCAGGTACCAGTTGGAGGCAGAGGAAAAGCAGGAGGTATTCAAAAATGTCAAAATGATGATGAATTTGAACTAAAATATCCTCAAGTCATGGATTTGACTATCAAAGGGGAGAAAGCCCGAGCAATTTTACTTGAAAAAATGGCAGATATCAAAAAAGAGTTGTATTTGTCACTATTTTTGAATCGTTCAAAAAGATGCTATACAATAATTGCATCTGCTGAAGGCGGAGTTGAAATTGAATCAGTGAAAAACCAAATTATCAAAGAGGTTGGGTTAGGAGAAGTTTCAGATGAGCTTGCAAGACAGGTTGCAAAAGAGATGAGGTTGGAAGGAAATACAGCAGAACAATTTGTAGATACTCTGAAAAAATTATCAAAACTTACTATTGAAAAAGAGGCAGAGCTTGTAGAGATTAACCCACTTGCAATCATGCAAGATGATTCAATCATGGCACTTGATGGTAAATTTGTAACAGACGATAACAGTAACTTTAGACACCCAGAATTACAAAAGTATCAAGAAAAGACAGAGATTGAAGAGCAAGCTGAAAAAAGCGGATTTTCATTAGTAGAGTTGGATGGAGACATTGCAGTAGTAGGAAATGGTGCAGGACTAGTAATGTCTACACTAGATATGTTATCAGATAATGGCGGAAAGCCAGCATGTTTCTTAGATGTTGGTGGCGGTGCAACTACAGAATCAGTTTATGAGGCATTAACTTTGATTAGTAAATTAAACAGGGTGAAAGGAATTCTAGTTAATCTCTATGGAGGAATTGTAAAAACAACAGTAGTAGCAGAAGCATTTCTAAAAGCATATGAAGATAATTTAATTGACTTGCCAGTATTTACAAGACTAAAGGGAACAGAGTCAGATAAAGCAAAAGAAATGTTACAAGGCTCTAGAACCAACATATTTGATTCAGTAGAAGAGGCAATCAATGCAGCAGTTATGGGAGTAAAGAAATGA
- the dps gene encoding DNA protection during starvation protein: MSESKTPNVVGINILKQNGLDVDELVKELIKNAAVEFTAYYYFTNLRAHCTGMEGEGLKGIIEDARLEDLSHFESCLERIYQLGGALPNDATEFIKISGCEFLQLPANPTDHKAILEKCLKAEQGAIVNWDKICKMTLGKDPATYDIAKDILAEEIEHESWFLELIYGRPSGHMRRKYSGERPHTRKHSRALDMA, encoded by the coding sequence ATGTCCGAATCAAAAACACCAAATGTTGTTGGAATTAACATTCTAAAACAAAATGGCCTTGATGTGGATGAATTGGTAAAAGAGTTAATCAAAAATGCAGCAGTTGAATTTACTGCATACTATTACTTTACCAATCTAAGAGCACATTGTACAGGCATGGAAGGAGAAGGACTCAAAGGAATTATCGAAGATGCAAGACTAGAAGATCTTAGTCACTTTGAATCATGTCTTGAGAGAATCTATCAATTAGGTGGAGCACTCCCAAATGACGCAACAGAATTTATCAAAATTTCTGGGTGTGAATTCTTACAACTTCCAGCAAATCCAACAGATCATAAGGCAATTCTAGAGAAATGTCTCAAAGCAGAACAGGGTGCAATTGTCAATTGGGATAAAATTTGCAAAATGACTTTAGGCAAAGATCCTGCCACATATGATATTGCAAAAGACATCTTAGCAGAAGAGATTGAGCATGAGTCTTGGTTCTTAGAGTTAATCTATGGACGACCATCAGGACACATGAGAAGAAAATATTCTGGTGAAAGACCACACACTAGAAAACACTCTAGAGCACTTGATATGGCTTGA
- a CDS encoding DUF2283 domain-containing protein, with protein sequence MVSVRYDEEAKALYFHMTKGKVAKTVSLGKDQFLDVDKKGKMIGLEVLLPSKISTEAKKVILNA encoded by the coding sequence ATGGTTTCAGTAAGATATGATGAGGAAGCAAAGGCACTTTATTTTCATATGACAAAAGGCAAGGTTGCAAAAACTGTATCCCTTGGAAAAGACCAGTTCTTAGACGTTGACAAAAAAGGAAAGATGATTGGCCTTGAAGTCTTACTGCCAAGCAAAATTTCAACTGAAGCAAAAAAAGTAATCCTAAACGCCTGA
- a CDS encoding 50S ribosomal protein L40e, whose product MPITDPEKKRIAQQARLVMRICFKCGCRNDIGASRCRKCRNPYLRLKNRTLGVKK is encoded by the coding sequence ATGCCCATCACAGACCCAGAAAAGAAGCGAATTGCACAGCAAGCACGTCTTGTAATGAGAATTTGCTTCAAATGTGGATGCCGAAATGACATAGGTGCATCACGATGCAGAAAATGCAGAAATCCATACTTGAGATTAAAGAACAGGACTCTAGGCGTTAAGAAATAG
- the ileS gene encoding isoleucine--tRNA ligase gives MELSAKFDAKSIESQVKEYIKSIDIEKQIFASDKPEKIRFIEGPPTMNGIPHAGHLRGRVIKDFWYRFNTLQGKKIEFNGGWDTQGLPVELQVEKELGVSGGKTEAVKQFGIERIVTECKKVVKKYNKSWVEVDKLLGMSFNHDKAYWTFRDEFIEREWQVLKKAHENGILEEDFTVIAYCPSCQTSLSHAEVNQGYEEVKDPSLYYKVKLVDEDAFLIVWTTMPFTLVTDAMVGFQPEEDYAYLKVEDETWVVGKTRLEEFMAEMKIEDYKIEKTAKGSEFEGKKYIHPLLELIPELNECSKLNNFHVAVSETFVDASTGSGLVHLSPANGEEDIKIANKRNVKIFSPIDDEVKFTIQAGKYHGMFVRDADRVIVEDLKECKALVKIGKIKHKYPLCWRSHHPIVWLARRGWFYKLDRLDNMAIDAAESVEYFFEQPKNRFLGIIKERHPWCISRERIWGCPLPVWGCEDCGEKNWFFSRKEIVDAADNLPDGPDFELHRPWIDNITTKCKKCGSSKTKREEYVLDTWHNSGSAPYSSLTDEQYANEIPAPFFTEGIDQTRGWAYTLLIENIILNNSPTPPYKSFLFQGHVLDENGGKMSKSKGNVLEGAELLRKYPVDLIRFYFLWKASPIEPLSFSTDELMSRPYQIINTLFNLHLYFKQNSQYDNFDQSNTITWAKQNDLLTSPDIWLLSKLQKLIQKITEKNQTCKFHESAKAIDDFIINNLSQIYIPITRGELWDEDEDKRNRRLSIYAVLSEVLKTLDILIHPFCPFTSEYLYQTVFHGEQSILLDKWPQYEKSLVNEEIEESFDIMKDVVSVSSAARMKGKLKRRWPLNEAQICVKKGQKNKLESLSDLLQSQLNVEKFSIIETEKDSGLEQILELKQLGLPVKAIIELERKRIGPKAKQHMGKLVSKFAETDPEEIVSSLKENSKYDFDIDGEIISLDKEDYVVDFDASENFAVSKRDNYIVFISTLRNKEMMAKGLIKDVARRLQTLRKERGYNPTDVLEIASILDLDEESLEMIQDKAENLAFLVRVKKVNFTESCKEYKDDDIDGQKIRISVE, from the coding sequence ATGGAACTTTCTGCAAAGTTTGATGCAAAATCAATAGAGTCTCAAGTAAAAGAATACATCAAATCTATTGATATCGAGAAACAGATTTTTGCATCAGACAAACCTGAAAAAATCAGATTCATTGAAGGACCACCAACAATGAACGGCATTCCACATGCAGGACATCTAAGAGGCAGAGTCATCAAAGACTTTTGGTACAGATTCAATACATTACAAGGAAAAAAAATTGAATTTAATGGAGGGTGGGATACGCAAGGTCTTCCAGTAGAATTGCAGGTGGAAAAAGAATTAGGAGTCTCAGGTGGAAAAACTGAAGCAGTAAAACAATTTGGAATTGAGAGAATTGTCACTGAATGTAAAAAAGTTGTAAAAAAATACAACAAGTCATGGGTAGAAGTTGACAAACTGCTTGGCATGTCATTTAATCATGATAAAGCATATTGGACTTTTAGGGATGAATTTATTGAAAGAGAATGGCAAGTGCTAAAAAAAGCACATGAAAATGGCATTTTAGAAGAAGACTTTACAGTAATTGCATATTGCCCTAGTTGCCAGACATCACTTAGTCATGCAGAAGTAAATCAAGGGTATGAAGAAGTAAAGGATCCTTCGTTATACTATAAAGTAAAACTAGTTGATGAAGATGCGTTTTTGATAGTATGGACTACCATGCCATTCACCCTTGTTACTGATGCAATGGTTGGTTTCCAACCTGAAGAAGACTATGCATATCTCAAAGTAGAAGACGAAACATGGGTTGTTGGAAAAACAAGACTGGAAGAATTCATGGCAGAGATGAAAATTGAAGATTATAAAATTGAAAAAACTGCAAAAGGCTCTGAATTTGAAGGAAAAAAATACATCCACCCATTACTTGAACTAATTCCAGAGTTAAACGAATGCTCAAAATTAAACAATTTTCATGTTGCAGTTTCAGAGACATTTGTTGATGCAAGCACAGGAAGTGGTCTTGTTCATTTGTCACCGGCAAACGGAGAAGAAGATATCAAAATAGCTAACAAAAGAAATGTAAAAATTTTCAGTCCAATTGATGACGAAGTAAAATTCACCATACAAGCAGGAAAATACCATGGAATGTTTGTAAGAGATGCAGATAGGGTTATTGTCGAAGATCTAAAAGAGTGCAAAGCACTAGTAAAAATTGGAAAAATAAAACACAAGTATCCTCTTTGTTGGAGATCACACCATCCAATCGTATGGCTTGCAAGGAGAGGATGGTTTTACAAGCTAGACAGACTAGACAACATGGCAATTGATGCAGCAGAAAGTGTAGAATATTTTTTTGAACAACCAAAAAACAGATTCTTGGGAATTATCAAGGAAAGACACCCATGGTGTATTTCACGAGAAAGAATATGGGGATGTCCATTGCCTGTTTGGGGCTGCGAGGATTGTGGTGAGAAAAACTGGTTTTTCTCAAGAAAAGAAATAGTTGATGCAGCTGACAACTTGCCTGACGGTCCTGACTTTGAATTGCACCGACCATGGATTGACAACATTACAACAAAGTGTAAAAAATGCGGAAGCTCAAAAACAAAAAGAGAAGAATATGTTTTAGATACATGGCACAACAGTGGTTCTGCACCATACTCATCGTTGACTGATGAGCAATATGCCAATGAGATTCCAGCTCCATTTTTCACTGAAGGAATTGATCAAACCAGAGGATGGGCATATACCCTGCTAATAGAAAACATAATCTTAAACAACAGTCCTACTCCTCCTTACAAGTCATTTTTGTTTCAAGGACATGTACTGGATGAGAATGGCGGTAAAATGAGCAAAAGCAAAGGAAATGTTTTGGAAGGTGCAGAATTATTGCGAAAATATCCAGTTGATTTGATAAGATTCTATTTTTTGTGGAAGGCAAGTCCAATTGAGCCACTTAGTTTCAGTACAGATGAGTTGATGTCAAGGCCATACCAGATAATCAACACATTATTCAATCTCCACCTATACTTTAAACAAAATAGCCAATACGACAATTTTGATCAGTCAAACACAATTACATGGGCAAAGCAAAATGATTTACTTACATCACCGGACATATGGCTATTATCAAAACTGCAAAAACTAATCCAAAAAATTACAGAAAAAAATCAGACATGTAAATTTCATGAAAGTGCAAAAGCAATCGATGATTTCATCATAAATAATCTGAGTCAAATTTACATTCCAATTACCAGAGGAGAATTGTGGGATGAGGACGAAGACAAGAGAAATAGAAGATTGTCAATTTACGCAGTACTCAGTGAAGTACTCAAAACTCTGGATATTTTGATTCACCCATTTTGCCCATTTACTAGTGAGTATCTATACCAGACTGTATTTCACGGAGAACAAAGTATTCTACTTGACAAATGGCCACAGTATGAAAAATCACTTGTTAATGAAGAGATCGAAGAATCATTTGACATCATGAAAGATGTGGTTTCTGTATCATCTGCAGCAAGGATGAAAGGAAAATTAAAAAGGAGATGGCCATTAAATGAAGCACAAATTTGTGTCAAAAAAGGTCAAAAGAATAAACTCGAATCATTATCAGATTTATTGCAATCTCAATTAAATGTAGAAAAATTCTCCATCATAGAAACTGAAAAAGATTCAGGATTAGAACAAATTTTAGAATTAAAACAGTTAGGATTACCAGTAAAAGCAATTATTGAACTAGAAAGAAAAAGAATTGGACCCAAGGCAAAACAACACATGGGAAAACTAGTTTCAAAATTTGCAGAAACAGATCCTGAAGAAATTGTTTCATCATTGAAAGAGAATTCAAAATATGATTTTGATATTGATGGAGAAATCATTTCATTAGATAAAGAAGACTATGTTGTAGATTTTGATGCAAGTGAAAATTTTGCAGTATCTAAAAGAGACAATTACATCGTATTCATTTCAACATTGCGAAACAAGGAGATGATGGCAAAGGGGTTGATTAAAGATGTTGCAAGAAGACTCCAAACTCTTAGAAAAGAGAGAGGATACAACCCCACAGATGTTTTAGAGATAGCATCAATTCTTGATTTGGACGAAGAATCACTTGAAATGATTCAAGACAAAGCAGAAAACTTGGCATTTTTAGTCAGAGTAAAAAAGGTGAATTTTACAGAATCCTGCAAAGAATACAAAGATGATGATATTGACGGTCAAAAAATCAGAATATCTGTAGAATAG
- a CDS encoding Yip1 family protein — protein MECCNIFNRVCPGVASPLLVFAVIFYVGKRFGGTSSFKKIFSVLSYCLIPMIIGTASVTWYRNFYEFVFVDDYSSGKYDGLAPSYALDFALQQSMIFGLIALPFVAWSVILAIKAVKIVNNFETKRSFGIIYIVIPDSYLFMILYDISFSVIFYLRLT, from the coding sequence ATGGAGTGCTGCAATATATTCAATAGAGTCTGTCCAGGTGTGGCATCTCCCCTCTTGGTGTTTGCAGTCATCTTTTATGTCGGAAAAAGGTTTGGAGGAACCTCAAGCTTCAAAAAGATCTTTTCGGTTCTGTCGTATTGCCTGATTCCAATGATTATTGGAACGGCAAGTGTCACTTGGTACCGGAATTTTTATGAATTTGTTTTTGTAGATGATTATTCGTCTGGGAAGTATGATGGGCTTGCTCCTTCTTATGCGCTAGACTTTGCCTTACAACAGTCCATGATTTTTGGTCTTATTGCATTGCCCTTTGTTGCATGGTCTGTAATACTGGCAATAAAGGCAGTAAAAATAGTAAACAATTTTGAGACCAAAAGATCATTTGGAATCATCTACATTGTAATACCGGACAGTTACCTGTTTATGATACTGTATGACATTTCATTTAGTGTCATTTTTTATCTACGTTTGACTTGA
- a CDS encoding succinate--CoA ligase subunit alpha: MTDIFGLLKGKPGEPDYEKKGVIVQGITGSYGSLHAGKMLEYGTNIVAGVTPGKGGQTWNECVPIYNTMQEAVDATNAKISIIFVPAKFFLRAAKEALEAGIKLLVAIPEHVPIRDTMETLELANKKGAIVIGPNTPGIMIPELIKIGIMPPMPFKAGKIAVLSKSGTLLYEISDALTNAGFGQSITIGIGGDPINGTRLIDAFDMVKNIPDLEGMVVVGEIGGDSEEMLAQRIIDSGFNKPTVAYIAGRAAPKEKRMGHAGAIVMGNYGSAESKISMFNKANIPVAKRPAEVPVLLAGKMEKSD, translated from the coding sequence ATGACTGACATTTTTGGATTACTAAAAGGAAAACCAGGAGAGCCAGATTATGAAAAGAAAGGGGTAATCGTTCAAGGGATTACGGGATCATATGGATCACTGCATGCGGGAAAAATGTTGGAATATGGAACCAACATAGTAGCTGGCGTCACTCCAGGTAAAGGAGGTCAAACATGGAATGAATGTGTGCCAATTTACAACACCATGCAAGAAGCAGTTGATGCAACAAATGCGAAAATCTCAATTATTTTTGTGCCAGCAAAATTCTTCCTGAGAGCTGCAAAAGAAGCACTAGAGGCAGGAATCAAACTGTTAGTTGCAATTCCAGAGCATGTCCCAATTAGAGACACTATGGAGACATTGGAATTAGCAAACAAAAAAGGCGCAATAGTTATTGGACCAAATACTCCAGGAATTATGATTCCAGAATTAATCAAAATAGGAATCATGCCACCAATGCCCTTCAAGGCAGGAAAGATTGCAGTTTTGTCAAAAAGTGGCACATTGCTCTATGAAATTTCTGATGCGCTAACTAATGCGGGGTTTGGTCAATCAATTACCATTGGAATTGGAGGAGACCCAATTAACGGAACAAGACTAATTGACGCATTTGATATGGTAAAAAACATTCCAGATTTGGAAGGAATGGTAGTTGTTGGAGAAATAGGCGGAGACTCGGAAGAAATGTTAGCTCAAAGAATTATTGATAGTGGATTTAACAAGCCTACTGTAGCATACATTGCAGGTAGAGCAGCCCCCAAAGAAAAGAGAATGGGACACGCAGGGGCAATCGTTATGGGAAATTATGGCTCTGCAGAATCTAAAATTTCAATGTTTAACAAGGCAAACATTCCTGTAGCAAAAAGACCTGCTGAAGTACCAGTATTATTAGCCGGAAAAATGGAAAAATCCGATTAG
- a CDS encoding FAD-dependent oxidoreductase: MTQDEKFDVAIIGGGPAGCATALSLLKYGYSVVIMEKTDYNNLRVGEILPPKIQVPLSYLGIWKKFLNENNSSPSFTILSSWGKKELHENNFIFNPFGKGWHVNRCQFDAFLAHASESAGSRLYLKAKLVSFNLEDNNWKLKVACDNKLYHFKSRFLIDATGHQSAISLQFNANKIVHDKLIGIVCYLSPNSKMTSDNHLLIEAAECGWWYSAILPDQNIVVAYMTDADIYKHGIKKSTTFWNDELQKTIHTKSRLSSYPTQYILNVYSASSFHLDKVSGKGWLAVGDAAIAFDPLSSQGVWKSLQTGIHAAEAIKKYLENKENPLEEYSTWINKIFCNYLLERQKFYSSEKRWPDSDFWKRRN, encoded by the coding sequence TTGACACAAGATGAGAAATTTGATGTAGCAATTATTGGTGGAGGTCCTGCGGGTTGTGCTACGGCATTATCCCTTCTCAAATATGGATACTCAGTAGTCATTATGGAAAAAACCGATTACAACAACTTGAGGGTGGGGGAGATTCTTCCTCCCAAAATACAAGTGCCACTGTCTTATCTTGGAATATGGAAGAAATTTTTGAATGAAAATAATTCTTCTCCTTCTTTTACAATTCTTTCATCCTGGGGCAAAAAGGAACTACATGAAAATAATTTTATTTTCAATCCTTTTGGTAAGGGATGGCACGTTAATAGGTGTCAATTTGATGCTTTTCTAGCTCATGCATCAGAATCTGCAGGATCCAGATTATATCTTAAGGCCAAACTGGTTTCCTTTAATCTCGAAGATAATAATTGGAAGTTAAAAGTAGCATGTGATAACAAACTATATCATTTTAAAAGCAGATTTTTGATAGATGCTACCGGACATCAATCTGCAATATCTTTACAATTTAATGCAAACAAAATTGTTCATGATAAATTGATTGGAATTGTGTGCTATTTATCACCCAATTCAAAAATGACTTCCGATAATCATCTTCTTATTGAAGCAGCAGAATGTGGATGGTGGTATTCTGCAATATTGCCAGATCAAAATATTGTTGTTGCATACATGACTGATGCTGATATTTATAAACATGGAATCAAAAAATCTACAACTTTTTGGAATGATGAGTTACAGAAAACAATACATACAAAATCACGTTTATCATCGTACCCGACACAATATATCTTGAATGTGTATTCTGCATCAAGTTTTCACCTTGATAAAGTTAGTGGAAAGGGGTGGTTAGCAGTAGGTGATGCAGCAATAGCATTTGATCCTCTATCCTCACAGGGAGTGTGGAAATCTCTTCAAACTGGAATACATGCAGCAGAGGCCATAAAAAAATATCTAGAAAATAAAGAAAATCCCTTGGAGGAGTATTCTACATGGATTAACAAAATATTTTGTAATTATCTACTTGAACGCCAAAAATTCTACTCTAGTGAGAAAAGATGGCCTGATTCTGATTTTTGGAAAAGGCGAAATTAA